The following proteins are encoded in a genomic region of Acipenser ruthenus chromosome 4, fAciRut3.2 maternal haplotype, whole genome shotgun sequence:
- the LOC117400533 gene encoding ataxin-1-like, translating into MKSNQERSNECLPPKKRDFPASNLSSDEKPLVAPASESQRGENLAWLANVASRQNNMGSGRHSSTGIPAEAQDVALYKPLPTTVDYSSSARVPSTDATMAMLPTVYPSTLSQPGMPISSLQNSQLPHALQFISSPYPGPYTSYIPSQLISSTATSTATPSSQRSQLEAYTAAVMSQAQASKAEHHQHQQHHMVRTPGLIAAGTPPPFAQPPNQYVQFAGSPSGIGRAVSSPPAHIPLHLHSHPAVIPHALTLSGNSQLVVHYTDGHLSAASTKKLQEDGRTREVLNGEMDKGRRYSLSHEASLGKPNTGGKGDPHHHHQHQQKQQQQQYHHYETRHMVLPAEYNTQETSGIRTSLMLVPNSHASSSTNLEAIREQSPSSVTHMEKTGLCLGKPNSRSSSYTLSSPQLGSDGLKATVATLSPHTVIHTTHSATEQISMGLSAASYYPNAAQQPIIGYIAGSGQQEQQQAVSYHTNLPQHLVIPGSQSLLIPVGGGSGEVEARSTIVTSSLQFAAVPHTFVTTTVPFGAAETLVSQPSTTYHAAMVQAQIHLPMVQPMATATPPSMLTPPATSSSLPPYFMKGSIIQLANGELRKVEDLKTEDFIQSAEVSNDLKIDSSTVERIDSSQNPSFAIIQFAVGEHRAQVSVEVLVEYPFFVFGQGWSSCCPEQTTQLFNLPCIKLSVGDVCISLTLKNLKNGSLKKGQPVDPTSSLFLKPPKNDGLYGSRVRYVEHENGVRQRGGGGTVGTIGTQTISENGELKFLEKTGVLADCRPLVIKTDASSKPTARKRRWSAPESRKVEKWEEEPPLTLPKPSFIPQEVKISIEGLSNLGK; encoded by the exons ATGAAGTCCAACCAGGAACGGAGCAATGAATGTCTGCCCCCGAAAAAGCGCGATTTCCCTGCCAGCAACCTGTCATCTGATGAGAAGCCGTTGGTGGCCCCAGCCAGCGAGAGCCAGCGTGGGGAGAACCTGGCCTGGCTTGCCAACGTGGCTAGCAGGCAGAACAACATGGGTAGCGGGCGGCACAGCAGCACAGGGATCCCAGCCGAGGCGCAAGACGTAGCCTTGTACAAACCACTCCCTACCACGGTGGACTATTCCTCTTCAGCCAGAGTTCCTAGTACGGATGCTACCATGGCAATGCTCCCTACTGTGTATCCTTCGACTCTCTCCCAGCCGGGGATGCCAATCTCTTCTTTGCAGAATTCACAGCTCCCACACGCTTTACAATTCATCAGCTCACCATACCCAGGGCCTTACACCAGCTACATCCCCTCACAGCTCATCTCTTCGACCGCAACCTCAACCGCCACACCCTCTTCCCAACGCTCACAGCTCGAGGCCTATACCGCCGCTGTTATGTCACAAGCGCAGGCCTCCAAAGCCGagcaccaccaacaccaacagcaCCACATGGTCCGGACGCCTGGGTTGATTGCAGCCGGGACACCGCCACCTTTTGCACAGCCGCCCAATCAGTACGTCCAGTTTGCAGGCTCACCTTCGGGCATCGGCAGGGCTGTCTCCTCCCCTCCcgcccacatcccgcttcacctCCACTCCCACCCAGCTGTCATCCCTCATGCCCTCACCCTTAGCGGGAATTCGCAACTGGTGGTCCATTACACAGATGGACACCTTTCTGCGGCTTCTACTAAGAAGCTCCAGGAAGACGGGCGGACACGCGAAGTTCTAAACGGCGAGATGGATAAGGGCAGACGCTACAGCCTGTCCCACGAGGCCAGCCTGGGCAAGCCTAACACTGGGGGCAAGGGAGACCCCCACCATCACCACCAACACCAGcagaaacagcaacaacaacaataccacCATTACGAGACCCGTCATATGGTGCTCCCTGCTGAATACAACACACAGGAAACCTCAGGCATACGGACCTCACTGATGCTGGTGCCCAATAGCCATGCCTCCAGCAGCACAAATTTAGAGGCAATCAGGGAGCAGTCGCCTTCCTCGGTTACCCACATGGAGAAGACCGGGCTCTGTCTGGGGAAGCCCAATTCGAGATCCTCCTCATACACTCTCTCCTCCCCACAGCTTGGCTCAGATGGCTTAAAGGCAACAGTTGCCACTCTTTCTCCTCACACCGTTATCCATACCACCCACAGCGCCACAGAGCAAATCTCTATGGGACTGTCTGCCGCATCCTACTATCCCAACGCTGCCCAACAGCCCATCATTGGCTACATTGCCGGCAGTGGCCAGCAAGAGCAGCAGCAGGCCGTCAGCTACCACACCAACCTGCCACAGCACTTGGTCATCCCCGGTAGCCAATCTCTACTGATCCCAGTGGGTGGTGGCAGTGGGGAGGTAGAAGCCAGGTCTACTATCGTGACCTCATCCCTGCAGTTCGCAGCAGTGCCTCACACCTTTGTCACCACCACAGTCCCCTTCGGGGCTGCAGAGACCCTAGTCAGCCAGCCTTCGACCACCTACCACGCAGCCATGGTACAGGCACAGATCCACCTGCCCATGGTTCAGCCCATGGCCACTGCCACACCTCCAAGTATGCTGACACCTCCTGCCACATCCTCCTCCCTGCCCCCTTACTTCATGAAGGGCTCCATCATCCAGCTGGCCAACGGGGAACTGAGGAAGGTGGAGGACCTTAAAACAGAGGACTTCATCCAGAGTGCTGAGGTCAGCAACGACCTGAAGATAGACTCCAGTACAGTGGAGCGGATCGACAGCAGCCAGAACCCCAGCTTTGCCATCATCCAGTTCGCAGTAGGAGAGCACAGAGCTCAG GTCAGCGTTGAGGTTTTGGTGGAgtaccctttttttgtttttgggcaAGGCTGGTCTTCATGCTGCCCAGAGCAAACTACTCAACTGTTCAACCTGCCCTGCATCAAGCTCTCAGTGGGAGATGTCTGCATCTCCCTCACCCTCAAGAACCTGAAAAATGGCTCTCTAAAGAAGGGCCAACCTGTGGATCCGACCAGCAGCCTCTTCCTGAAACCACCAAAGAATGACGGCCTATATGGGAGCAGAGTCAGGTACGTGGAGCACGAGAACGGAGTCAGGCAGAGAGGAGGTGGTGGCACTGTCGGCACAATCGGCACACAGACCATCTCTGAAAATGGAGAACTGAAGTTTCTTGAAAAGACAGGAGTGCTGGCTGATTGCAGACCGCTGGTCATCAAAACAGACGCCAGCAGCAAGCCCACAGCCAGGAAGAGGAGGTGGTCAGCGCCAGAGAGCCGCAAAGTGGAGAAATGGGAAGAGGAGCCTCCTTTGACTCTTCCCAAGCCCTCTTTTATTCCTCAGGAGGTTAAGATTTCCATCGAAGGTCTATCTAATTTAGGCAAGTGA